The DNA segment ATTACTAACATGGCCGATCGAATAAACATTATTTCTAAAGAAAGAATCGTAGATGAGCTCAATAAAATAATTATGGCACAGAAGCCTTCCTCTGGCTTTACCATGCTTTTCAAAACCGGGCTACTCAAATATTTTTTACCCGAAATGGTGGATTTACACGGTGTGAAAGAAATTAATGGTCAGCGTCATAAGGACAATTTTTGGCACACACTTCAAGTCCTGGATAATGTAGCACAGGCTAGCGATAATTTATGGTTAAGATGGGCGGCTATTCTTCACGATATCGCAAAACCTCCCACACAACGATTTGATGAAACGGTAGGGTGGACTTTTCATGGGCATGATGCCCTTGGAGCAAAGTGGACGAAAAGAATATTCAAAAATCTTGGCTTACCCCTGGACGAACGGATGAAATATGTGCAGAAACTGGTTCGTTTGCACCTCCGGCCAATTGCTCTCGTTTCCGATATAGTTAGCGACAGTGCAATCCGGCGACTAATCTTTGATGCCGGAAATGATATTGATGACCTGATGCTTTTGTGTCGTGCAGATATCACGAGTAAAAATGAATACAAAGTGGAACGGTTCCAGCAAAATTTCAATAAGGTAGAACGTAAGATTGAAGAAGTAGAAGCCAAGGACCATATCCGAAACTGGAAAAACCCTCTTTCCGGAGAGGAGATTATGGAAGCTTTGGATATTGCTCCTTCCAAAACTGTTGGCATCATCAAGGATGCGGTTAGGGAAGCCATTCTTAATGGTGATATTCCAAATGATCATGATGCTGCCTTCGATTATATGATTAAACATAAAAACGAATTTCTATAATGAGCGAAACCTGGATCTCCAATTCATACGCCAAAATAAATCTTGGCCTTAATGTGATCGAACGATTGCCTAGTGGTTACCATACCATTGAAACTGGTTTTTGCTTTATAGAGT comes from the Balneola sp. genome and includes:
- a CDS encoding HD domain-containing protein, translated to MDLQHNIPKKHTYVFGLISEAAASLKQPVYVVGGYVRDYYLNRLKEQPDIDFVTLGSGIKLAQEVHLLLNGSSLAVFKQFGTAQVKYQDIELEFVGARKESYRRDSRKPIVEDGNLEDDQNRRDLTINAMSWSLNAEDFGALVDPFNGMDDLKAGIIKTPVDPEQTFSDDPLRMMRAIRFATQLDFHIHEETFQAITNMADRINIISKERIVDELNKIIMAQKPSSGFTMLFKTGLLKYFLPEMVDLHGVKEINGQRHKDNFWHTLQVLDNVAQASDNLWLRWAAILHDIAKPPTQRFDETVGWTFHGHDALGAKWTKRIFKNLGLPLDERMKYVQKLVRLHLRPIALVSDIVSDSAIRRLIFDAGNDIDDLMLLCRADITSKNEYKVERFQQNFNKVERKIEEVEAKDHIRNWKNPLSGEEIMEALDIAPSKTVGIIKDAVREAILNGDIPNDHDAAFDYMIKHKNEFL